In Dryobates pubescens isolate bDryPub1 chromosome 32, bDryPub1.pri, whole genome shotgun sequence, the following are encoded in one genomic region:
- the OTOL1 gene encoding otolin-1: protein MRSSPRRGPGLALLLLLLTAAQAALKVTPDVKHTKTKPLQPAGPGASARPLAPLVGKNPFPAAPGGATTLYPDENYTLDTADYYFNCCDCCPPTAGPPGQPGEPGPPGPKGEKGDPGRQGVSGSPGPQGPKGSKGERGAKGEQGERGVSGTPGYPGKPGLQGEAGAKGNKGSYGFPGLKGQKGSKGDTCENGTKGDKGDKGDIGDPGADGEQGAKGEKGDTGEKGYCGEPGGRGAKGERGEGGTKGEKGNKGDVGAEGVQGADGKQGEKGEQGRKGEKGEAGSAGATGPAGPKGAAGSKGSRGAPGKKGSRGPKGARGEPPKPPRSAFSAGLSKPFPPPNVPIRFDKVLYNEQEDYNPATGKFNCSVPGAYVFAYHLTVRGRPARVSLVARSRKVAKARETLYGQEIDQASFLTVLKLSAGDQVWLEVARDWNGVYVSAEDDSVFTGFLLYPDLLEILL, encoded by the exons ATGCGGAGCTCCCCGCGGCGCGGCCCCGGcttggcgctgctgctgctgctgctcaccgcCGCGCAGGCGGCGCTGAAGGTCACCCCCGACGTCAAGCACACCAAgaccaagcccctgcagccGGCTGGCCCCGGAGCCTCTGCCCGCCCCCTCGCCCCTCTGGTGGGCAAAAACCCCTTCCCGGCGGCCCCGGGCGGGGCCACCACGCTCTACCCCGATGAGAACTACACCCTGGACACGGCTGATTACTACTTCAACTGCTGCGACTGCTGCCCACCCACCGCAGGGCCCCCCGGGCAGCCAGGGGAGCCAGGACCCCCAG GTcccaagggggagaagggagatccTGGTCGGCAAGGTGTGTCGGGAAGCCCAGGTCCTCAAGGCCCCAAAGGTTCTAAAGGAGAAAGAG GAGCCAAAGGGGAGCAAGGAGAGCGAGGAGTGAGTGGGACCCCTGGGTATCCAGGCAAGCCTGGGCTGCAAG GTGAAGCTGGAGCAAAAGGCAATAAGGGCAGCTATGGCTTCCCTGGACTGAAGGGACAAAAGGGCTCCAAAGGGGACACTTGTGAGAATGGGACCAAAGGAGACAAGGGCGACAAGGGGGACATTGGAGACCCAGGAGCGGATGGAGAGCAGGGtgccaaaggggaaaaaggagacaCGGGGGAGAAGGGCTACTGCGGGGAGCCAGGGGGCAGAGGTGCCAAGGGGGAACGAGGGGAAGGGGGCacgaagggggaaaaggggaacaAGGGGGACGTGGGGGCCGAGGGCGTGCAGGGGGCGGATGGAAAGCAGGGCGAGAAGGGCGAGCAAGGAAGGAAGGGCGAGAAAGGGGAGGCGGGCTCCGCGGGCGCGACGGGGCCGGCCGGGCCCAAGGGGGCTGCGGGCAGCAAGGGCAGCCGCGGGGCGCCGGGAAAGAAAGGCTCCCGCGGGCCGAAAGGAGCCCGGGGAGAGCCCCCGAAGCCGCCGCGCTCGGCCTTCAGCGCCGGGCTGTCCAAGCCCTTCCCCCCGCCCAACGTCCCCATCCGCTTCGACAAGGTCCTGTACAACGAGCAGGAGGACTACAACCCCGCCACCGGCAAGTTCAACTGCAGCGTGCCCGGCGCCTACGTCTTCGCCTACCACCTGACGGTGCGCGGCCGCCCGGCGCGCGTCAGCCTGGTGGCGCGCAGCAGGAAGGTGGCCAAGGCCAGGGAGACCCTCTACGGCCAGGAGATCGACCAGGCCTCCTTCCTGACCGTGCTGAAGCTGAGCGCCGGCGACCAGGTGTGGCTGGAGGTGGCGCGGGACTGGAACGGGGTGTACGTGAGCGCCGAAGACGACAGCGTCTTCACGGGCTTCCTGCTGTACCCTGACCTCCTGGAGATCCTGCTGTAG